In one window of Gossypium hirsutum isolate 1008001.06 chromosome A01, Gossypium_hirsutum_v2.1, whole genome shotgun sequence DNA:
- the LOC121224158 gene encoding uncharacterized protein has product MTSEVGEIMEKLKEKKAEYEVITSSDSSVNLENIDNRIITEVLGPERYGRVRFQGSGVTLTQYFGSGSQQYMPSGTQAQAEVQRLRDQIAQMQANTVEQIVEVQRKYEELQQQLRAEAAERETAAAAREAEARAMVAEQSKKYDDLQLQLQQMMHMFQQSQKPPS; this is encoded by the exons atgacatccgaagttggagaaattatg gagaaactaaaagaGAAGAAGGCGGAATATGAAGTGATTActtcgagtgatagttctgttaatcttgagaacattgataacagaattatcactgaagttttgggtcctgaaaggtacggtcgggttcgatttcaaggatctggtgttaccctgacccaatattttggatccggctcccagcaatacatgccttccggaactcaagctcaagctgaagttcagaggttaagagaccagatagctcagatgcaagcgaacacagttgagcaaattgtcgaggttcaacgaaaatatgaagaactccagcaacaacttagagcggaggcagcagaGAGGGAGACAGCGGCTGCAGCGAGAGAGGCAGAGGCACGAGCGATGGTAGCAgaacagagcaaaaagtacgatgacctccagctacagcttcagcagaTGATGCATATGTTTCAACAATCGCAAAAGCCGCCgtcttag